From Verrucomicrobiota bacterium, one genomic window encodes:
- a CDS encoding manganese efflux pump, with product MTILVVIGIAVGLAMDAFAVAVGASASLGRITRGQVFRFAFHFGLFQAAMPIVGWLAGRSLNAYIQTWDHWLAFGLLAFIGGKAIITALKSSADAGRAPYSPAATRSAQDHTATAWPGVGDTRRSDPTRGLSLLVLSVATSIDALAVGLTLGVLGNGIWLAALIIGLVTAALTTFGMHLGSRLGGLFGRRFSRVTEIVGGLVLIGIGAKILIQHLT from the coding sequence ATGACAATTCTCGTCGTTATAGGCATTGCCGTTGGGTTGGCGATGGACGCGTTTGCCGTCGCCGTCGGCGCCAGCGCGTCGCTCGGCCGCATCACGAGGGGCCAGGTGTTCCGGTTCGCGTTTCACTTCGGCCTGTTCCAGGCCGCCATGCCCATCGTCGGCTGGCTCGCCGGCCGCAGCCTCAACGCCTACATCCAGACCTGGGATCACTGGCTCGCGTTCGGCCTCCTCGCGTTCATCGGTGGCAAGGCGATCATCACGGCGCTGAAGAGCAGTGCCGATGCAGGGCGGGCGCCCTACAGCCCCGCAGCGACGCGTTCCGCGCAGGACCACACCGCCACCGCATGGCCCGGCGTGGGCGATACGCGCAGGTCGGACCCCACGCGCGGCCTCAGCCTCCTCGTCCTCTCCGTCGCCACGAGCATCGACGCGCTTGCCGTGGGCCTCACGCTGGGCGTGCTCGGCAACGGCATCTGGCTCGCCGCCCTCATCATCGGCCTCGTCACCGCCGCCCTCACCACTTTCGGCATGCACCTCGGCAGCCGCCTGGGCGGCCTCTTCGGCCGCCGCTTCTCACGCGTCACCGAGATCGTCGGCGGCCTGGTGCTGATCGGCATCGGAGCGAAGATCCTCATCCAGCATCTTACGTAA
- a CDS encoding cytoplasmic protein, giving the protein MADDAKQHLISEPLTPAAGTGDTAMMARGEPGLPERFSWRGIEYRVVEVVRTWKTTSQCTSGADEQYVRRHWWAVRTDPPMTMTVYCDRQPKDRSRPKARWWVYTVQSGEASQG; this is encoded by the coding sequence ATGGCGGACGATGCGAAACAGCATCTCATCAGCGAGCCGCTCACGCCGGCGGCCGGTACGGGCGACACGGCCATGATGGCGCGCGGCGAGCCGGGGCTGCCGGAGCGCTTCTCGTGGCGCGGCATCGAGTACCGCGTCGTCGAGGTCGTGCGCACGTGGAAGACGACGAGCCAGTGCACAAGCGGCGCCGACGAGCAGTACGTGCGCCGTCACTGGTGGGCAGTGCGCACCGATCCACCGATGACGATGACCGTCTACTGCGACCGCCAGCCCAAGGACCGCAGCCGCCCCAAGGCGCGCTGGTGGGTATACACGGTCCAGTCGGGCGAAGCGAGTCAAGGCTGA
- a CDS encoding sialate O-acetylesterase, with amino-acid sequence MRLTAAIGALLMTLWYSTGPATADVVLPHVLSDHMVVQQGQPVQIWGWAEPGEDITVSIGDLQGTARADERGEWRVALPEMKAGGPYEITIEGRNKIVLRDVLVGEVWLCSGQSNMEMGLHAVENGEAECAAADHPRIRLFEVPQRPSGQPRPDVDATWQVCTPETVRWGPFDGFSAIAYFFGREIQKELDVPVGLIDTSWGGTRIEPWMPPEGFAAVPGLEPFVQEIADANEGYRLDVARALDPIQEWINATRDALQAGTEIPLRPDIPEHPLGNNWRPTGLYNGMIQPLVPFAIRGVLWYQGESNVVPYDEQYALKMVGMVKSWREAWGLGDFAFYYVQIAPFDLRNHGHKIAPTVQADLREQQAEAMALISNSGMIVTSDISNLRDIHPANKQDVGKRLALWALAKTYGREGVVYSGPVYKGMKVEGSKVRVEFDHVGGGLTSRDDKPLTWFELAGEDKAWHEAAAEIDGDSVVVKCPAVPKPVAVRFGWSMLAEPNLMNKEGLPAAQFRSEKW; translated from the coding sequence ATGAGACTGACAGCAGCAATTGGAGCACTGCTTATGACGCTGTGGTATAGCACGGGACCGGCGACGGCCGACGTGGTGCTGCCGCATGTTCTGAGTGACCACATGGTCGTGCAGCAGGGCCAGCCGGTTCAGATCTGGGGCTGGGCCGAGCCGGGCGAGGACATCACTGTCTCGATCGGCGACCTGCAGGGCACGGCGCGTGCCGACGAGCGCGGCGAGTGGCGCGTCGCTCTGCCCGAGATGAAGGCGGGCGGCCCGTACGAGATCACGATCGAGGGCAGGAACAAGATCGTGCTCAGGGACGTGCTGGTCGGCGAGGTGTGGCTCTGCTCGGGCCAGTCGAACATGGAGATGGGCCTGCACGCGGTCGAAAACGGCGAGGCCGAGTGCGCCGCCGCCGATCATCCGCGCATCCGCCTGTTCGAGGTGCCGCAACGCCCGTCGGGCCAGCCGCGGCCCGACGTGGACGCGACTTGGCAGGTCTGCACGCCCGAGACGGTGCGCTGGGGGCCGTTCGACGGCTTCTCGGCAATCGCCTACTTCTTCGGGCGCGAGATCCAGAAGGAGCTCGACGTGCCGGTCGGTCTGATCGACACGTCGTGGGGCGGCACGCGCATCGAGCCATGGATGCCGCCCGAAGGCTTCGCCGCCGTGCCGGGTCTCGAGCCGTTCGTCCAGGAGATCGCCGACGCGAACGAGGGCTACCGCCTCGACGTCGCGCGCGCGCTGGACCCGATCCAGGAATGGATCAACGCGACGCGCGACGCGCTCCAAGCGGGCACCGAGATCCCGCTGCGGCCAGACATCCCCGAGCATCCGCTCGGCAACAACTGGCGGCCGACGGGGCTCTACAACGGCATGATTCAGCCGCTCGTGCCGTTTGCCATCCGCGGCGTGCTCTGGTATCAGGGCGAGTCGAACGTCGTGCCGTACGACGAGCAGTACGCGCTCAAGATGGTGGGGATGGTCAAGAGCTGGCGCGAGGCGTGGGGCCTCGGCGATTTCGCCTTTTACTACGTGCAGATCGCGCCGTTCGATCTGCGCAACCACGGGCACAAGATCGCTCCCACGGTCCAGGCCGATCTGCGCGAGCAGCAGGCCGAGGCGATGGCGCTCATTTCGAACTCCGGCATGATCGTCACGTCCGATATCAGCAATCTGCGCGACATCCACCCGGCGAACAAGCAGGACGTGGGTAAGCGGCTCGCGCTCTGGGCGCTGGCGAAAACGTACGGCAGAGAGGGCGTCGTCTATTCCGGCCCGGTCTACAAGGGAATGAAGGTCGAAGGCAGCAAGGTGCGCGTTGAGTTCGATCACGTCGGCGGGGGATTGACGTCGCGCGATGACAAGCCGCTCACGTGGTTCGAGCTGGCCGGCGAGGACAAGGCCTGGCACGAAGCCGCCGCCGAGATTGACGGCGATAGTGTCGTCGTGAAGTGTCCCGCGGTGCCCAAGCCGGTCGCCGTACGCTTCGGGTGGAGCATGCTCGCCGAGCCGAACCTCATGAACAAGGAAGGCCTCCCCGCCGCGCAGTTCCGCTCCGAGAAGTGGTAG